A portion of the Lolium rigidum isolate FL_2022 chromosome 1, APGP_CSIRO_Lrig_0.1, whole genome shotgun sequence genome contains these proteins:
- the LOC124666002 gene encoding serine--tRNA ligase, chloroplastic/mitochondrial-like isoform X2 has protein sequence MSSSSSTTSTSPCRRWQEVEVLRAERNAVANKMKGKLDPSVRQALVDKGKNLKESLIVLEENLVQLTDKLQLEAQSIPNTTHPDVPVGGEENSVVRKEVGSQRNFSFTIKDHVQLGKDLDLFDFDAASEVSGSKFYYLKNEAVLLEMALVSWAIAEVSKKGFTPLITPEIVRSSVVERCGFQPRAQNTQVYSIDGTDQCLIGTAEIPVGGIHMNSILPDSDLPIKYVAYSHCFRTEAGAAGAATRGLYRVHQFSKVEMFVLCRPEESDKYHEELITIEEDLYASLGLHFKTLDMATGDLGAPAHRKYDIEAWMPGLDKYGEISSASNCTDYQSRRLGIRFRPAPLELPPATNAKKGKGGSSGPTQFVHTLNATAVAVPRLIISILENFQQEDGTVVIPEPLRPFMGGLGVLSPKTK, from the exons ATGTCGTCCTCCAGCTCTACGACCAGTACCTCGCCCTGCAGAAG ATGGCAGGAGGTCGAAGTGCTCCGAGCTGAAAGAAATGCTGTTGCTAATAAAATGAAAGGGAAACTTGACCCATCTGTGCGCCAAGCCCTTGTTGACAAAG GCAAGAACCTGAAAGAAAGCCTTATTGTGCTGGAAGAGAATCTTGTTCAGCTGACTGATAAGCTTCAGTTAGAAGCACAAAGTATTCCTAATACCACACATCCAGATGTTCCCGTAGGGGGCGAAGAAAACTCTGTCGTCAGAAAGGAG GTAGGCAGTCAGAGGAATTTCAGTTTCACCATCAAAGATCACGTTCAGCTGGGAAAAGACCTTGATTTATTTGATTTTGATGCAGCTTCTGAG GTCAGTGGTTCAAAGTTCTACTACTTGAAGAATGAAGCTGTTCTGTTGGAAATGGCCCTTGTAAGTTGGGCTATTGCCGAGGTCTCAAAGAAAGGTTTTACACCACTCATAACTCCAGAGATTGTAAGATCATCTGTTGTTGAGAGATGCGGTTTCCAGCCAAGGGCCCAAAATACCCAG GTCTATTCAATAGATGGCACTGATCAGTGCCTCATAGGCACTGCAGAAATTCCTGTCGGAGGCATCCATATGAACTCTATACTTCCTGACTCTGATTTACCTATAAAATATGTGGCCTATTCACACTGTTTTCGCACAGAAGCTGGTGCTGCAGGTGCTGCCACCAG GGGCCTGTACCGAGTACATCAATTTAGCAAGGTTGAGATGTTTGTATTATGTCGGCCAGAGGAAAGTGACAAGTACCATGAAGAACTTATTACCATTGAAGAGGATCTTTATGCATCACTTGGACTTCATTTCAA AACTTTGGATATGGCCACAGGGGATTTGGGCGCACCGGCCCACAGAAAGTATGACATCGAGGCTTGGATGCCAGGTCTAGATAAGTATGGTGAG ATCTCAAGTGCTTCAAACTGCACGGATTACCAGAGCAGGCGGCTGGGCATCCGTTTCCGTCCAGCACCCTTGGAGCTTCCACCGGCGACGAACGCTAAGAAAGGAAAGGGTGGCAGTTCAGGCCCAACACAGTTTGTGCACACACTCAATGCGACGGCAGTGGCTGTTCCTCGACTGATCATATCTATTCTGGAGAATTTTCAGCAAGAGGATGGTACTGTGGTGATTCCGGAACCGCTGAGGCCCTTCATGGGTGGGCTTGGCGTCCTCTCCCCCAAAACCAAGTGA
- the LOC124681350 gene encoding SEC12-like protein 2: MATRGGGQTYGFPIYCASWLPLAHILKPSADDAAEADAPSPAPAPAPPPRPMVTLGGGGGEGNSGVPNALVVAAVDPATAGAPPALSPEPVFRLQTGQQVPYRMSVHPHGHGVVCAFPNGCRLLRWELPEGEDPHRLELRSDEEALVTLSDVGLQLAVSFCEAGSLLATGGEDGHLRVFRWPTMETIVEEPDTKTSVKDLSFSSDERFLAVNRSSGPSRVWDLESAEAVANLPREAGEIFGFCRFLNKPDNSQILFVTAMQGDYGKIISWNTTSWTRIGSKKITREAISAFAVSPDGTLLAFGTIEGSISVLGSRDMRVLVKVKKAHLGIVTTLAFSQDSRTLLSTSFDSTARLTSTAPPKSTGVSLWSMILAIVLAILVYYYMQHKEDLLAMLPK, encoded by the exons ATGGCTACGCGCGGCGGCGGGCAGACCTACGGCTTCCCCATCTACTGCGCCTCCTGGCTCCCACTCGCCCACATCCTCAAGCCCTCCGccgacgatgccgccgaggcGGACGCGCCCTctccggccccggccccggcccctcCCCCGCGCCCCATGGTGACCctcggcggaggtggcggcgaggGCAATAGCGGCGTGCCCAACGCGCTGGTCGTCGCCGCGGTCGACCCTGCCACGGCGGGGGCGCCCCCGGCGCTCTCCCCGGAGCCG GTGTTTAGGCTGCAGACTGGTCAGCAGGTGCCGTATAGGATGTCTGTCCACCCCCATGGCCACGGCGTCGTCTGCGCCTTCCCCAACGGCTGCAG gttgttgcgatgggaaTTACCAGAAGGAGAGGATCCACACAGACTAGAACTGAGATCTGACGAAGAGGCTTTAGTGACGCTAAGTGATGTTGGTTTACAGTTGGCGGTGTCATTCTGTGAAGCGGGCTCACTACTTGCAACTGGTGGTGAG GATGGACATTTAAGGGTCTTCAGATGGCCTACCATGGAAACCATTGTTGAAGAACCTGATACTAAAACATCTGTTAAGGATCTTAGTTTCAG TTCCGATGAGAGGTTTCTAGCTGTGAATAGGAGCAGTGGCCCATCTAGAGTGTGGGATTTAGAGTCAGCTGAAGCTGTTGCTAATCTGCCAAGAGAAGCT GGAGAAATATTTGGATTCTGCAGATTTTTGAATAAGCCTGACAACAGCCAGATCCTCTTTGTTACAGCGATGCAAG GTGATTATGGAAAAATAATATCTTGGAATACTACCTCATGGACGAGAATTGGATCAAAGAAAATAACTCGTGAGGCGATTTCAGCATTTGCTGTCTCGCCTGACGGTACACTTCTAGCATT TGGAACTATTGAGGGAAGCATCAGCGTACTTGGCTCAAGAGACATGCGAGTGCTTGTAAAAGTTAAGAAGGCACATCTTGGCATTGTTACTACGTTGGCTTTCTCTCAAGACTCAAG GACCTTGCTGTCGACTTCCTTCGACTCAACTGCAAGGCTCACATCGACTGCACCCCCAAAGAGTACAG GTGTGAGCCTGTGGTCAATGATACTAGCTATCGTACTCGCAATTTTGGTATATTACTATATGCAGCACAAAGAAGATCTCTTGGCAATGTTGCCGAAGTGA
- the LOC124666002 gene encoding serine--tRNA ligase, chloroplastic/mitochondrial-like isoform X1, giving the protein MLTCGRYLSSAAATTPSLSPLRTLTCSFLRRHPLRFLSSASAAAAATAVQPDTRGGGGGAGGGATTPKWKAAIDFKWIRDNRDAVATNILNRNSVANLDVVLQLYDQYLALQKEVEVLRAERNAVANKMKGKLDPSVRQALVDKGKNLKESLIVLEENLVQLTDKLQLEAQSIPNTTHPDVPVGGEENSVVRKEVGSQRNFSFTIKDHVQLGKDLDLFDFDAASEVSGSKFYYLKNEAVLLEMALVSWAIAEVSKKGFTPLITPEIVRSSVVERCGFQPRAQNTQVYSIDGTDQCLIGTAEIPVGGIHMNSILPDSDLPIKYVAYSHCFRTEAGAAGAATRGLYRVHQFSKVEMFVLCRPEESDKYHEELITIEEDLYASLGLHFKTLDMATGDLGAPAHRKYDIEAWMPGLDKYGEISSASNCTDYQSRRLGIRFRPAPLELPPATNAKKGKGGSSGPTQFVHTLNATAVAVPRLIISILENFQQEDGTVVIPEPLRPFMGGLGVLSPKTK; this is encoded by the exons ATGCTGACCTGCGGCCGGTACCTCTCCTCGGCCGCTGCCACCACTCCTTCCCTTTCCCCGCTTCGGACCCTAACCTGCTCTTTCCTCCGCCGTCACCCTCTCCGCTtcctctcctccgcctcggccgccgccgccgccaccgcagtcCAACCCGATACCAGAG gcggcggcggtggcgcgggtGGTGGTGCCACGACGCCCAAGTGGAAGGCGGCGATAGACTTCAAGTGGATCCGGGACAACAGGGATGCCGTCGCCACCAACATTCTCAACCGGAACTCCGTCGCCAACCTAGATGTCGTCCTCCAGCTCTACGACCAGTACCTCGCCCTGCAGAAG GAGGTCGAAGTGCTCCGAGCTGAAAGAAATGCTGTTGCTAATAAAATGAAAGGGAAACTTGACCCATCTGTGCGCCAAGCCCTTGTTGACAAAG GCAAGAACCTGAAAGAAAGCCTTATTGTGCTGGAAGAGAATCTTGTTCAGCTGACTGATAAGCTTCAGTTAGAAGCACAAAGTATTCCTAATACCACACATCCAGATGTTCCCGTAGGGGGCGAAGAAAACTCTGTCGTCAGAAAGGAG GTAGGCAGTCAGAGGAATTTCAGTTTCACCATCAAAGATCACGTTCAGCTGGGAAAAGACCTTGATTTATTTGATTTTGATGCAGCTTCTGAG GTCAGTGGTTCAAAGTTCTACTACTTGAAGAATGAAGCTGTTCTGTTGGAAATGGCCCTTGTAAGTTGGGCTATTGCCGAGGTCTCAAAGAAAGGTTTTACACCACTCATAACTCCAGAGATTGTAAGATCATCTGTTGTTGAGAGATGCGGTTTCCAGCCAAGGGCCCAAAATACCCAG GTCTATTCAATAGATGGCACTGATCAGTGCCTCATAGGCACTGCAGAAATTCCTGTCGGAGGCATCCATATGAACTCTATACTTCCTGACTCTGATTTACCTATAAAATATGTGGCCTATTCACACTGTTTTCGCACAGAAGCTGGTGCTGCAGGTGCTGCCACCAG GGGCCTGTACCGAGTACATCAATTTAGCAAGGTTGAGATGTTTGTATTATGTCGGCCAGAGGAAAGTGACAAGTACCATGAAGAACTTATTACCATTGAAGAGGATCTTTATGCATCACTTGGACTTCATTTCAA AACTTTGGATATGGCCACAGGGGATTTGGGCGCACCGGCCCACAGAAAGTATGACATCGAGGCTTGGATGCCAGGTCTAGATAAGTATGGTGAG ATCTCAAGTGCTTCAAACTGCACGGATTACCAGAGCAGGCGGCTGGGCATCCGTTTCCGTCCAGCACCCTTGGAGCTTCCACCGGCGACGAACGCTAAGAAAGGAAAGGGTGGCAGTTCAGGCCCAACACAGTTTGTGCACACACTCAATGCGACGGCAGTGGCTGTTCCTCGACTGATCATATCTATTCTGGAGAATTTTCAGCAAGAGGATGGTACTGTGGTGATTCCGGAACCGCTGAGGCCCTTCATGGGTGGGCTTGGCGTCCTCTCCCCCAAAACCAAGTGA